The Chitinophagaceae bacterium genome window below encodes:
- a CDS encoding relaxase/mobilization nuclease domain-containing protein, with product MVAKITTPKSIEAALNYNENKVQKGTAVCLHAANYLKDAKDMNFYQKLNGFARLNSLNERATTQTLHVSLNFDPSEKLSETRLLEIASAYMEKIGFGEQPFLVYKHEDAGHPHIHIVSTTIRENGTRINTHNIGRNQSEKARKEIEQLFGLVRAEKQGQLRNPGIKPADATKAVYGKDETKRAISNIVGAVFSQYKFASLPEFNAALKQFNVVADRGKEEGRIYKNRGLVYRILDADGNKVGVPIKASSIGCKPILANLEKKFENNEPLKEPLKQRTKTALDNCLAASPKSMKDLVKALEQQQVYTVLRQNADGRLYGITFVDNQTKAVFNGSDLGKGYSAAALQSRLATVNENTLNHEDSNKGSSSGSLQKDNQHQKQQEKVILPPAKTEGILDVLLSTKEQYDNVPGSLMKKKRKKKKRNNNNF from the coding sequence ATGGTTGCAAAAATAACCACACCTAAAAGTATTGAAGCTGCACTCAATTACAACGAAAATAAAGTGCAAAAAGGTACCGCCGTTTGCCTTCATGCAGCCAACTATCTTAAAGATGCTAAGGATATGAATTTTTATCAAAAGTTGAATGGCTTTGCAAGACTGAATAGTTTGAATGAAAGGGCAACAACCCAAACCCTGCATGTATCTCTCAATTTTGACCCATCCGAAAAGCTATCTGAAACCAGGTTACTTGAAATTGCTTCTGCATACATGGAGAAAATTGGTTTTGGTGAACAACCTTTTTTGGTTTACAAGCATGAAGATGCAGGTCATCCGCACATTCATATCGTCAGCACCACCATTAGGGAAAATGGCACCAGAATAAACACTCACAACATTGGGAGGAATCAATCTGAAAAAGCAAGAAAAGAAATTGAGCAATTGTTTGGATTAGTGAGAGCAGAAAAGCAAGGCCAATTAAGAAACCCCGGCATTAAACCAGCAGATGCAACAAAAGCAGTGTATGGAAAAGATGAAACCAAGAGAGCAATCTCTAATATTGTGGGTGCAGTTTTTAGTCAATACAAGTTTGCCTCATTACCGGAGTTTAATGCAGCCCTCAAACAGTTCAATGTCGTAGCCGACAGAGGTAAAGAAGAAGGCAGGATTTATAAGAACCGTGGATTGGTATATCGCATACTTGATGCAGATGGAAATAAAGTGGGTGTTCCTATCAAAGCAAGTTCCATCGGCTGCAAACCAATCTTAGCAAACCTGGAAAAGAAATTTGAAAATAACGAACCGTTAAAAGAACCGCTAAAACAAAGAACAAAAACAGCGTTGGATAATTGCCTGGCAGCTTCTCCAAAATCAATGAAAGATTTGGTGAAAGCTTTGGAACAGCAACAGGTTTATACAGTGCTTCGGCAAAATGCAGATGGCAGGTTGTATGGAATTACGTTTGTTGACAACCAAACCAAAGCTGTTTTTAATGGAAGTGATTTAGGGAAAGGTTACAGTGCTGCAGCTTTGCAAAGCAGGTTGGCAACAGTAAATGAAAACACTCTTAATCACGAAGATTCAAATAAGGGAAGTTCATCCGGCTCTTTGCAAAAAGATAATCAGCATCAAAAGCAACAAGAAAAAGTAATTCTACCGCCAGCAAAAACAGAAGGTATTTTGGATGTGCTTCTTTCCACTAAAGAGCAATACGATAACGTACCCGGAAGCCTGATGAAAAAGAAACGGAAGAAAAAGAAACGCAACAACAATAATTTTTAA
- a CDS encoding mobilization protein: protein MNETEFEQAEKFRKKTTERYLSTYVRKLSLQKPITVKYRNESADDFLLDMLNLKKELNAIGNNFNQAVHKLHILDKIPEFRVWVQQYDGLQKVLISKVEEIKLRMNQLYEQWLQK from the coding sequence ATGAATGAAACTGAATTTGAACAGGCAGAAAAATTCAGAAAAAAGACTACCGAAAGATACCTGAGTACTTATGTTAGAAAACTGAGTTTACAAAAGCCTATTACGGTAAAGTACAGAAACGAAAGTGCCGATGATTTTTTGTTGGATATGCTGAACCTGAAAAAAGAACTGAATGCCATCGGCAACAATTTTAACCAGGCAGTACACAAACTGCATATACTGGATAAGATACCGGAGTTCAGGGTTTGGGTACAACAGTATGATGGGTTACAAAAAGTGCTAATCAGCAAAGTAGAAGAAATAAAATTACGGATGAATCAACTCTATGAACAATGGTTGCAAAAATAA